In the genome of Archangium lipolyticum, the window TCTCCTCGTGCGCAGCGCGCCGCTCCCAGCAACAGGTGGAAGAAGAACATCTCCAGCTCGCGCGAGAGGTCCACCGTCCGAGCCGCGCTCTGTTGCTGGATTCGCGCCAGTGATTGCGAGACGCCACCGGAGCGCTCGAACAACACACGGTAGTCATTGACCTTCGCGAGGAACAGCTCCTGCTCGTCGAAGATGGCGAACTCGAGCACGTGCCCGTCGTCGTACAGCACCTTGAGGCCATGTGCCGTCTCCCGCACGCGCAGGGCGATGCGGCTGGCCTCTGGCAGCCACGACACGTCCTGGCGGAACTGCTCCTGCACTCCGGGGATGGTGATCACGAAGAAGTCGTGGTCCGACCACTCGTCCGGAGCGCGGCGCACCTCCGCCATGGAGCCCAGCGCGACGAGCGCCAGGACGCGTGGATCGGCTTCCAGGCGGACCCGCAGGTTCTGGGTGAACTGGTGGTAGGCGTCCAGGTGCATGGGAATGCTCCAGTGAGGGAGGGCACTGGAGCATAGAAGTCATCCCTTCACCACACCGTCGAAGGCACCGTAGCCGCCAGGTAAGGTAGGTGGCATGCCGCAGACGCCGTCCCTCCCCTCCGCCCGAGACCTGGAGTTGCACGCGGCGGGCGCGCCGCCCGCGCCGAGGACGCTGCTGCAACCCGGAGGCGAGGCCCTGGCCATGCTGGCGCGCCGGGGCTTCACCGCGACCGTGGCGCCGCTGGACCTGCCCTTCCCCGCCGACCTGGAGGCCCAGGCGGCCGAGCGGCTCGCCGAGCGGCTCGGCCACTACGCGTTCCGCCTCTTCCTGCGTGGCGCCATCCTGCGCCGGGCCCCCTTCACGCCAGAGGAGGCCACGCGCTACGTGGATGTCGAGCAGGCCCGGGGCTTCGCGGAGGAGCTGGTGGCGCTGGACCTGGCGGCGCGCGAGGACGGTGGGCGCTACCGGCTGCGCTACCCGGCGAACAACTTCGGCGGCACGCTGGAGTGGTACGTGGCACGCGAGCTGCGCGGGCGGCTGGGCTTCGACGTGGCGGCGGGCGTGAAGTTCCACGCGCGTGACGTGGGCGGCGACCTGGACGTGGTGGCCTCCGCTGAAGGCAAGCTGCTCTACCTGGAGATGAAGTCCTCGCCCCCCAAGCACCTGGCGCCGGACGAGGTGGGTGCCTTCTTCCGGCGCGTGCGCACGCTGCGTCCGCACCTGGCCGTCTTCGTCATGGACACCGCGCTGCGCCTGTCCGACAAGGTATTGCCGCTGCTCCAGGCCGAGCTGTCCACCCAACCCCCGCCCGAGCCCCGGCGCGTGGTGCGCGAGGTGTGGGCCCTCACCCCGTACCTCTACGTCGTCAACGCGCGGCAGGATCTGCTCGGCAACATCGGCGTGGCCATCGCGGAGGGCTTCCGCGCGCTCGCGCCGCCTCCTCCCTGAGCGGCCGGCCGAATCGTAGGGGACAAGGCGTCGGCTGACACGTCGTTGGCGCTGGCTGACATGTCGGAAACGCCGAGGACATGTCCTTTCCGTGGCCGCGGGCCCGGGAGAACCGTGGCCAGGAAAGGCCTGTTTCCCCTCTGGGCGCGAGCTCCGGGCAACAACCACGCTTATGACAGGCATGGTTGTTGCTTGGACACTTCACCAGGGGGGCCACGCACCTTGATGAGGCACCGTCTTTTCGTCCCAAAGAAACATGGGTTCCCCGGGTCGCGTCCGCAACCACAGGAACAGAAATGAAAATGTTCGCATTTCCTTCGTCGCGTCTCCGTCGAAGCTCCCTCCTCACCTTCGGCGTATTGCTGGCGGCCCTGCAGGCGTCGCCTGGCTTCGCACAACGCACTCTTCCCACACCTGCCCCCGCGCTCCCCACTGCTCCACCTGCAAAGCCGAGCGCCCTCAACAACGGCAGCGCGGCGGAAGCGTCCAAGTACTACAAGGAGCTCTCCGAGAAGCTGGGGTTTCTCACGCCAGCGACAATCGAAACACAGGCCAACCTGAAAGTGATGTTGGACTACCTCGGGTATCAGGCCCTCACCCCGGATGACATCGAATTCGCGACGCCAGAGTCGTTGATGGCGCCGGCCCCGCAGAAGCCAGGCAACATCTCTCAGGTGTTGTCTCCCGGGAGCAAGGTGTCGCTCCAGGCGGATACGGGCACGTTCTTCTCCCGCTGCAACAACTGCCAGCAGACCGTGAACAACGGTGCTCCGGACTCTGTCACCACCCACATCAACAACACGGCCTCCGCGCCCTTCGCCATCTTCGAGGTGGTCGACGCGGGCAACGGCAAGATCGCCCTCAAGGCGGACACCGGCAAGTTCGTGGCCCGGTGCAGGTTCTGCATCATCGGCGGGACCGCCCCGGACTTCGCGACGGTCCATGTGGCCGGACCGACACCGCCGGAGTTCGCCAAGTTCATCCCGGAGCTGCTGCCAAACGGAAAGATCGCCCTCAAGGCGGACACGGGGAAGTACATGAACCGGTGCCGCAACTGCTCACCCGGCGCCAGCACTCCCGACACGGTCGCGATCAACGCCACCGATCCCCGGAGCGATGCCACGGCCCAGTGGTCCGTCGTTTCGAGCAGCCCCGCCCCTACCCAGCGAGAGGGGGAGATCCTCGTCTCGCGCTTCTTCGCGCCGAAGATCGTCAACTTCGCTGTTCCTCCCGAGCAGCGAGAGATCGGCTGGCGCCGCCTGGTGCGCATCAACGCGCGCCCCGGTTCCGAGGCGCAGAAGCACTTCGTGGAGAGCGCCTGGATCCTCTTCAATCACTTCACCAAACCCCCTACCCACAGCCCTTTTGGTGGCAGCAACGTGCCCGCCCAGGAAGTGAAGCCTTCCCCCTGGGGCAACGTGGTGGTCTCCACCACGCCGCCGTCGAAGAAGAATGGCTCCGTCAACACGCAGGTGGCCCTCGTCACCCACTGCCCGCCGTCCCGCCCCCAGTGCCAGGAGGAGAAGCTGAACAGCATCTACTGGTTGGACTTCGGCCCTTCGGACAAGGGCTCCAAGCTCTCCTACCAGCTCGATGCGTTCTTCGATGCCGGCGCCCTGGCGGGCGCCGCGCCCTACTTCGTCCCCAACGGGTGTGATACCTGCCATGGCTCCCTGCGCGGGAATGCCGTGCTCAACCACCTCGACACGGACCACTGGTTGGATCGCCTCACGGACGGGGACTTTCCCGCCCTCGCCAGGCCCGACGCTCCCGCCCCGCTCTTCGATGCCGGCAAGGATACCCGGTCGGCCCAGTACACCGCGGCCTTCGGAATCCTGCGCAAGCTGAACCAGGAGATCGCGACCATGCAGCAGCGCACGAATCCGAATGCCTTCCACCTCGCCGCCACCCGGAAGTGGTTGGACATGCACAAGAGCTCGGCGCAGCCGGAGCTGGATCTCGTCAAGCGCTCCGTCGACTTCTTCAACACCGGCCACCCCCTCAAGAAGGACCGCAAGCCGGCCAACGGCACACTGAACTGGACGGCGAGCGCCGAGGATCGGGAGCTGCTGGGTCTGATGAACAAGTATTGCTATCGCTGCCACGGAGCGATCCGCTTCGACGTCTTCAGCAAGGACATGGTCGCGGATCAGAGCAGCCCCATCCTCGACCGGATCGATCCCAATCCCACCCAGCAGAAGATCCTCGGCTTCAAGATGCCGATCGATCGCGACATGGACCCCAAGGACAAGCAGCGCCTGCTCGAGCTCGTAGAGAAGCTGTACGACCAGACCCACTGATTCCCGGAGGAGCACACGTCATGACCCGATTCTTCAGAATCCACCCCGCCGTGGGCGTTGCGCGTGTCGGCAACTCCCCTGATGAGTTCTTCGTCGGTCCCGAGCGGCCCGGAGAGCCCCCCAACTTCGACCTGGCCCAGAAGAAGTTCCGGCCCTTCAAGGACAGCCAGGGCCGCATCAAGCGGCAGGCGGCCCGCTTCCGCGTCTTCGAGTACGAGCAGAAGAACGGGGTGATCTTCCCCGTGCGCGAGGTGACCGCGGGCGGTAACGGCGTCGTCAGCATCAAATGGAAGGTTCACCTGGCCAACCGCAAGGCGGCCTTCTTCACGTTCGACGGGCAGGATGGCGCGGACGGCAACTGGAAGGGTCCAGAGCCGGAGGAGGGCCAGCCTCGGGTCAACCTGCGCAATGCCCATGTCAAGGGCGCGGCCGAGCGGGAGCGGTTGCTCGTCATCGATCCTGGGCTCAAGACCGTCTCGGGCCGCAACCAGCCGCCCGTGCCCTTCACCAATACCAAGACCCACATTCCCATCGCCACGCTGGGAGAGCTGCGCACGGATGAGAATGGCAACCTGCTCGTGCTGGGCGGGCTGGGGCAG includes:
- a CDS encoding DUF1887 family protein, translated to MPQTPSLPSARDLELHAAGAPPAPRTLLQPGGEALAMLARRGFTATVAPLDLPFPADLEAQAAERLAERLGHYAFRLFLRGAILRRAPFTPEEATRYVDVEQARGFAEELVALDLAAREDGGRYRLRYPANNFGGTLEWYVARELRGRLGFDVAAGVKFHARDVGGDLDVVASAEGKLLYLEMKSSPPKHLAPDEVGAFFRRVRTLRPHLAVFVMDTALRLSDKVLPLLQAELSTQPPPEPRRVVREVWALTPYLYVVNARQDLLGNIGVAIAEGFRALAPPPP
- a CDS encoding fascin domain-containing protein, whose protein sequence is MKMFAFPSSRLRRSSLLTFGVLLAALQASPGFAQRTLPTPAPALPTAPPAKPSALNNGSAAEASKYYKELSEKLGFLTPATIETQANLKVMLDYLGYQALTPDDIEFATPESLMAPAPQKPGNISQVLSPGSKVSLQADTGTFFSRCNNCQQTVNNGAPDSVTTHINNTASAPFAIFEVVDAGNGKIALKADTGKFVARCRFCIIGGTAPDFATVHVAGPTPPEFAKFIPELLPNGKIALKADTGKYMNRCRNCSPGASTPDTVAINATDPRSDATAQWSVVSSSPAPTQREGEILVSRFFAPKIVNFAVPPEQREIGWRRLVRINARPGSEAQKHFVESAWILFNHFTKPPTHSPFGGSNVPAQEVKPSPWGNVVVSTTPPSKKNGSVNTQVALVTHCPPSRPQCQEEKLNSIYWLDFGPSDKGSKLSYQLDAFFDAGALAGAAPYFVPNGCDTCHGSLRGNAVLNHLDTDHWLDRLTDGDFPALARPDAPAPLFDAGKDTRSAQYTAAFGILRKLNQEIATMQQRTNPNAFHLAATRKWLDMHKSSAQPELDLVKRSVDFFNTGHPLKKDRKPANGTLNWTASAEDRELLGLMNKYCYRCHGAIRFDVFSKDMVADQSSPILDRIDPNPTQQKILGFKMPIDRDMDPKDKQRLLELVEKLYDQTH